Proteins from one Toxotes jaculatrix isolate fToxJac2 chromosome 13, fToxJac2.pri, whole genome shotgun sequence genomic window:
- the bet1 gene encoding BET1 homolog — MRRAGLGEGGSGSYVASGYSVYEEENEHLQEGLRAKVNALKSLSIDIGTEVKYQNKMLEDMDTDFDSTGGLLGATIGRVKQLSRGSQTKLLCYMLLFCFFVFFVLYWFIKLR; from the exons ATGAGGCGCGCCGGTTTGG GTGAAGGAGGTTCTGGTAGTTATGTAGCAAGTGGATACAGTGTGtatgaagaggaaaatgaacACCTACAGGAGGGACTGAGAGCTAAAGTCAACGCTTTGAAAAGT CTGTCTATTGACATCGGAACGGAAGTCAAATACCAGAATAAAATGCTGGAGGATATG GACACAGACTTTGACTCGACGGGCGGCCTGCTTGGCGCCACCATCGGCAGAGTGAAGCAGCTGTCCAGAGGCAGTCAGACCAAACTGTTGTGCTACATGCTGCTCTTTtgcttcttcgtcttcttcgtCTTGTACTGGTTCATCAAGCTGAGGTGA